From a single Lentimicrobiaceae bacterium genomic region:
- a CDS encoding FkbM family methyltransferase codes for MKMKRNDLIYDIGMHKGEDSAYYLKKGFHVVAIEANPQLVELCSKKFAGEIKNRQLTIINGAISDAAGSGNKFVPFYINRQCSEWGTTVNSWVKRNENRGTSSEKIEVPVIDFSKVLQSYGIPYYMKIDIEGMDTLCLQTLLNFNEKPDFISIESDKVSFQKLKDEIALFNKLGYNKFKAVNQSAVERLKEPLNTHEGNFLNYKFSYGSSGPFGRDLPDKWVKNRWIILQYRLIFLGYKYYGDHSKVKKKLAFRILYKILQKIVRQPIPGWYDTHAKHASVE; via the coding sequence ATGAAGATGAAACGAAACGATTTAATCTATGACATTGGCATGCACAAAGGGGAGGATAGCGCGTACTATTTAAAAAAAGGGTTTCATGTCGTTGCCATTGAAGCCAATCCGCAGCTGGTTGAACTGTGCTCGAAAAAGTTTGCCGGGGAAATCAAAAACAGGCAACTGACGATTATTAACGGTGCGATTTCAGATGCTGCAGGCTCCGGCAACAAATTTGTCCCCTTTTACATCAACCGCCAATGTTCAGAATGGGGAACCACTGTAAACTCATGGGTAAAAAGGAATGAAAACCGGGGCACTTCAAGCGAAAAAATAGAGGTGCCGGTCATAGATTTTAGCAAGGTTTTACAAAGCTACGGCATTCCTTATTACATGAAGATAGACATTGAGGGCATGGACACCCTTTGCTTGCAAACGCTGCTAAACTTTAATGAAAAACCAGATTTCATATCGATTGAATCTGACAAAGTTTCTTTTCAAAAATTAAAGGATGAAATTGCCCTGTTTAACAAACTGGGATACAACAAATTTAAGGCTGTTAACCAGTCGGCCGTTGAAAGATTGAAAGAGCCCCTTAACACACACGAAGGAAACTTTTTAAACTATAAATTCTCTTATGGTTCATCGGGCCCGTTTGGCCGAGATTTGCCCGATAAATGGGTGAAAAACAGATGGATCATACTGCAGTACAGGCTTATTTTTCTGGGGTACAAATATTATGGCGACCATAGCAAAGTAAAAAAGAAACTGGCTTTCAGGATATTGTATAAAATTCTTCAAAAAATAGTAAGACAACCAATACCAGGCTGGTATGACACGCATGCGAAACATGCTTCAGTAGAATAA